A stretch of the Papaver somniferum cultivar HN1 chromosome 6, ASM357369v1, whole genome shotgun sequence genome encodes the following:
- the LOC113289371 gene encoding L-ascorbate oxidase homolog → MIGSRSTMLLLSVGILAAFMVVEAEDPYIYLTWVVTYGTIAPVGKPQQGILINGLFPGPRLDCTTNNNVIINVINKIDQPFLLTWNGIKNRKSSWQDGTLGTNCPIPPGRSFTYHLQVKDQIGTFMYFPSTQMHKASGGFGGINIYSRARIPVPYAKPAGDFHLLLGDWYKAGHKALQRTLDSGRKLAFPDGLLINGKNEGIKFTGDPGKTYMIRLSNVGLSTSINFRIQGHKMKLVEMGGSHTIQTTYDSLDIHVGQSLAVLVTLNQQARDYFIVASSRFTSNVLTSTGYLRYSNSNVRASGALPAGPRATDVTWSVKQARSFRSNLTASAARPNPQGTYHYGTKKIAKTIQLSNSEAKINGRLRYAINGMSYVNPSTPLKLADWFNIPGVFNLQTFNKRRATAPARLATPVIGALLHDFVEIILTNTENTIQSWYLAGNDFWVVGYGPLKWTPAQRKHYNLVDAPLSYTIQVYPKSWTAILLPLDNKGMWNLRSQIWPRRYLGQELYVRVWNNQKSLYTEYDIPKNALLCGKARGKHV, encoded by the exons ATGATAGGAAGCAGATCAACGATGCTGCTGTTGTCAGTAGGAATATTAGCTGCTTTTATGGTAGTGGAAGCAGAGGATCCATACATATATCTCACTTGGGTTGTTACCTACGGTACCATTGCGCCTGTTGGCAAACCTCAACAG GGTATTCTCATCAATGGACTGTTCCCTGGTCCAAGACTCGACTGTACCACTAATAATAATGTCATCATTAATGTCATTAACAAGATAGATCAACCTTTCCTCCTTACATG GAATGGGATCAAGAACAGGAAGTCTTCGTGGCAAGATGGAACCCTTGGAACTAATTGTCCAATCCCGCCAGGCCGTAGCTTCACATACCATCTTCAAGTTAAGGATCAAATTGGAACCTTCATGTATTTCCCTTCAACACAAATGCACAAAGCATCCGGTGGATTCGGAGGAATTAATATATACAGTCGTGCCAGAATTCCTGTCCCGTATGCAAAACCAGCTGGTGATTTTCATTTGCTTCTTGGTGATTGGTACAAGGCTGGCCATAAGGCATTGCAGAGAACTTTGGATTCAGGCAGAAAACTTGCTTTTCCTGATGGCTTACTCATCAACGGGAAAAATGAAGGAATTAAGTTTACAGGAGATCCAGGGAAAACCTATATGATTAGATTATCAAATGTTGGTTTGTCAACTTCAATCAACTTTAGGATTCAAGGTCATAAGATGAAGTTGGTTGAAATGGGAGGGTCTCATACAATTCAAACCACATATGATTCTCTCGATATCCATGTTGGTCAATCACTCGCGGTTCTTGTTACGTTAAATCAGCAAGCTAGAGATTACTTTATCGTTGCTTCTTCACGATTCACCTCCAATGTTCTCACTTCTACAGGATACTTGAGGTATTCGAACTCCAACGTTAGAGCTTCAGGTGCTTTGCCAGCTGGTCCTAGGGCTACAGATGTTACCTGGTCTGTTAAACAAGCTCGAAGTTTCAG ATCCAATTTGACAGCGAGTGCAGCGAGACCTAACCCTCAAGGGACGTACCATTATGGTACCAAAAAGATAGCGAAAACGATTCAGTTATCCAACTCAGAAGCTAAAATTAATGGAAGACTACGGTATGCTATTAATGGGATGTCTTATGTAAACCCATCTACTCCACTGAAGTTAGCAGATTGGTTCAACATTCCTGGAgtattcaacttacaaactttcaACAAAAGAAGAGCTACTGCTCCTGCTAGATTAGCAACTCCTGTTATCGGAGCTTTGCTTCATGACTTCGTCGAAATCATCTTAACTAACACCGAAAACACCATTCAATCCTGGTACCTTGCTGGAAACGACTTCTGGGTAGTCGG GTACGGACCTTTGAAGTGGACACCAGCACAAAGGAAACACTACAATTTAGTGGATGCTCCACTAAGTTACACAATTCAGGTATACCCAAAGTCATGGACTGCAATACTGTTGCCATTAGACAACAAGGGAATGTGGAATTTGAGGTCTCAAATCTGGCCAAGAAGGTATTTAGGACAGGAATTGTATGTTAGAGTATGGAACAATCAGAAAAGTCTATACACTGAGTATGATATTCCTAAAAACGCACTTCTATGTGGAAAAGCCAGAGGTAAACATGTCTAG